Proteins from one Panthera leo isolate Ple1 chromosome D1, P.leo_Ple1_pat1.1, whole genome shotgun sequence genomic window:
- the TEX12 gene encoding testis-expressed protein 12 isoform X1, with protein sequence MSIFEIAGQSHHMRALMRLTSNPCLQNMMASQVVKPDTRNCKRPRELEPQMPDSPHLSSLGKSDSSLSESSGLFYKDESLEKDLNDMSKEINLMLSAYAKILSERAAVDASYIDEIDGLFKEANTIENFLIQKRELLRQRFTVIANTLHR encoded by the exons ATGTCTATCTTTGAAATTGCAGGTCAAAGTCACCACATGAGAGCACTCATGAGACTAACTTCCAA CCCTTGCCTCCAGAATATGATGGCGAGTCAAGTTGTAAAACCTGATACTAGAAATTGCAAGAGACCAAGAGAGCTGGAG CCTCAAATGCCAGATAGTCCACATCTGTCCTCTCTTGGAAAATCAGATTCCTCTTTGTCTGAAAGCTCTGGACTATTTTATAAAGATGAATCCCTGGAGAAAGATTTGAATG ACATGAGCAAAGAAATTAATCTAATGTTGTCTGCATATGCAAAGATCTTAAG tGAGAGAGCAGCAGTAGATGCATCTTATATTGACGAGATAGATGGACTCTTCAAAGAAGCCAATACTATTGAAAACTTTCTAATACAAAAAAGAGAGCTCCTGAGACAGAGATTTACAGTGATTGCAAACACACTGCACAGATAA
- the TEX12 gene encoding testis-expressed protein 12 isoform X2 — protein MMASQVVKPDTRNCKRPRELEPQMPDSPHLSSLGKSDSSLSESSGLFYKDESLEKDLNDMSKEINLMLSAYAKILSERAAVDASYIDEIDGLFKEANTIENFLIQKRELLRQRFTVIANTLHR, from the exons ATGATGGCGAGTCAAGTTGTAAAACCTGATACTAGAAATTGCAAGAGACCAAGAGAGCTGGAG CCTCAAATGCCAGATAGTCCACATCTGTCCTCTCTTGGAAAATCAGATTCCTCTTTGTCTGAAAGCTCTGGACTATTTTATAAAGATGAATCCCTGGAGAAAGATTTGAATG ACATGAGCAAAGAAATTAATCTAATGTTGTCTGCATATGCAAAGATCTTAAG tGAGAGAGCAGCAGTAGATGCATCTTATATTGACGAGATAGATGGACTCTTCAAAGAAGCCAATACTATTGAAAACTTTCTAATACAAAAAAGAGAGCTCCTGAGACAGAGATTTACAGTGATTGCAAACACACTGCACAGATAA
- the IL18 gene encoding interleukin-18 has protein sequence MTAIPVDDCINFVGMKFIDNTLYFVADSDENLETDYFGKLERKLSILRNLNDQVLFINQGDQPVFEDMPDSDCTDNAPRTEFIIYMYKDSLTRGLAVTISVNYKTMSTLSCENKIISFKEMSPPESINDEGNDIIFFQRSVPGHDDKIQFESSLYKGYFLACEKEKDLFKLILKKKDENGDKSIMFTVQNKN, from the exons ATGACTGCTATACCAGTAGATGATTGCATCAACTTTGTGGGAATGAAATTTATTGACAATACACTTTACTTTGTAG ctGACAGTGATG AAAACCTGGAAACAGATTACTTTGGCAAGCTTGAACGTAAACTCTCAATCTTACGAAACTTGAACGACCAAGTTCTCTTCATTAACCAGGGAGATCAACCTGTGTTTGAGGATATGCCTGATTCTGACTGtacag ataATGCACCCCGGACTgaatttatcatatatatgtataaagataGCCTCACTAGAGGTCTGGCAGTAACCATCTCTGTGAATTATAAGACCATGTCTACTCTCTCCTGTGAgaacaaaattatttcctttaag gAAATGAGTCCTCCTGAGAGTATCAATGATGAAGGAAATGACATCATATTCTTTCAGAGAAGTGTTCCAGGACATGATGATAAGATACAATTTGAGTCTTCATTGTACAAGGGGTACTTTCTAGcttgtgaaaaagagaaagatcttttcaaactcattttgaaaaaaaaggatgaaaatgggGATAAGTCCATAATGTTCACTGTTCAAAACAAGAATTAG